One window of Cohnella hashimotonis genomic DNA carries:
- a CDS encoding MarR family transcriptional regulator, translating to MAGLDKQDTLSTLFANQMLMVVASYAKLLESHMTAPQYYMLQTLARTDRMTVSQFASLLDVSLPAVTNLSGKLVSKGYAERVVSEEDRRQVFLRITDNGRAFEKRMLDKYKELTNGMWDGFSDAETDLLIEAYRKMSAHLQTKI from the coding sequence GTGGCCGGACTGGACAAGCAAGACACGCTGTCTACGTTATTCGCGAATCAGATGCTGATGGTCGTCGCGAGCTACGCCAAACTGCTGGAGAGCCATATGACGGCCCCCCAGTACTACATGCTTCAGACGCTGGCAAGGACGGACCGGATGACCGTGTCGCAGTTCGCGAGCCTGCTGGACGTGTCGCTGCCCGCCGTGACGAATCTGAGCGGCAAGCTGGTGAGCAAAGGCTATGCGGAACGAGTCGTGTCCGAGGAGGATCGCAGGCAAGTTTTTCTAAGAATCACCGATAACGGCCGGGCGTTCGAGAAACGCATGCTGGACAAGTACAAGGAACTGACGAACGGGATGTGGGACGGATTCTCGGACGCGGAGACGGATTTGCTCATCGAGGCGTACCGCAAGATGTCCGCGCATTTGCAAACGAAAATATAA
- a CDS encoding TetR family transcriptional regulator — translation MLVITNYQSEADFIAHDEFDSREKLMQAAIDLMADKGFKGVSTKEIAAAAGVSEMTLFRRFGTKLTLLEQAVERYHYAVEMTIAFENQIVWSLGEDLKSIGRVYHDIMARNRKLYLIVLKDDALAGVREKAQRHPKKMLELLTDYLNEMRVRGMLVETDTQMQAMTFMWMHFGAFVSRLYGGGPSSEASMADVIESSAALYEKALTPRYDEWGSDKTMDTTLKHEAESSVGKTKDAGYQIGIRRTLPVTVEAAWRYLTGADGLRVWLGEAEDVVVREGENFATREGNSGRFTVVKPLSHVRLQWMRSGWEAPSSLQIRVLAAKQGATISIHQDKLSGPAVREEMKAYWEGVQEAIRLRLEGELG, via the coding sequence ATGTTAGTGATCACTAACTATCAATCGGAGGCGGACTTTATTGCACATGATGAATTCGACAGCAGAGAAAAGCTAATGCAGGCCGCCATCGACCTGATGGCAGACAAAGGCTTTAAGGGCGTATCGACCAAGGAGATCGCGGCTGCCGCGGGCGTCAGCGAGATGACCTTATTCCGGCGCTTCGGCACGAAGCTGACGCTGCTCGAGCAGGCGGTGGAGCGTTACCATTACGCCGTGGAGATGACGATAGCGTTCGAGAATCAAATCGTCTGGAGCCTGGGCGAGGATCTGAAGTCAATCGGCCGGGTCTATCACGACATCATGGCGCGCAATCGCAAGCTGTACCTGATCGTGCTGAAGGACGATGCGCTCGCCGGGGTGCGGGAGAAGGCGCAGCGCCATCCGAAGAAGATGCTCGAGCTGCTGACGGACTACTTGAACGAGATGCGGGTGAGGGGCATGCTGGTCGAAACGGATACGCAAATGCAAGCGATGACGTTTATGTGGATGCATTTCGGCGCGTTCGTCTCCCGCTTGTACGGGGGCGGCCCGTCGTCCGAAGCGTCCATGGCGGACGTCATCGAATCGAGCGCGGCACTGTACGAGAAGGCATTGACGCCTCGCTATGACGAATGGGGGAGCGACAAAACGATGGACACGACGTTAAAGCACGAAGCGGAAAGCTCGGTCGGCAAAACGAAGGATGCGGGTTATCAGATCGGTATTCGCAGGACGTTGCCGGTTACGGTGGAGGCGGCATGGCGTTATTTGACCGGCGCGGACGGTCTGCGTGTCTGGCTTGGGGAAGCCGAGGACGTCGTCGTTCGCGAGGGGGAGAACTTTGCGACGCGGGAGGGGAACTCGGGAAGGTTCACGGTCGTCAAGCCTTTGTCCCATGTACGGCTGCAATGGATGAGAAGCGGCTGGGAAGCGCCGTCGTCGCTCCAGATCAGAGTGCTTGCGGCCAAGCAAGGCGCCACGATCAGCATTCATCAGGACAAGCTGTCCGGTCCGGCCGTCCGCGAGGAGATGAAGGCTTACTGGGAAGGTGTGCAGGAAGCGATTCGACTGCGCTTGGAAGGCGAGCTTGGCTAA
- a CDS encoding reverse transcriptase domain-containing protein has product MKRARFQISPRLIREAFKQSRKTKVVGVDGQTIQDYKRNLAQRLREQRDQLTSGTYRPSAVRKVYIPKRKGGKRAIGIPTVKDFIVQTMLKNELYPRLEGLFHPNSYGHRQKRQAREEAIRTAGVRCLRYNWAVVLDIRSFGDSVDHRLLMNMLKRHIRNRWVLLYTERTIKSPERTRSGALIQKKKGLAQGNKLNFLLGNFYLHGIFDTWMQKNRPHVPFERYTDDILCHCKSEAEAKSLLKQIRSRLKAHGLVAHPDKTKIVYCKDGTRKGSYPNVKFDYLGTSFQSRSVKSASGKATARFSPARG; this is encoded by the coding sequence GTGAAACGCGCCAGGTTTCAAATATCGCCCCGATTGATTCGAGAAGCGTTCAAGCAATCCCGGAAAACCAAAGTCGTCGGCGTGGACGGACAAACGATCCAGGATTATAAACGAAATTTAGCCCAGCGATTGCGCGAACAACGCGACCAATTGACCTCCGGCACGTATCGGCCGTCTGCGGTCCGCAAGGTGTATATTCCCAAGCGGAAGGGCGGAAAAAGGGCCATCGGCATTCCGACGGTCAAAGATTTTATCGTGCAGACGATGCTAAAAAACGAGCTGTATCCGCGCCTGGAAGGTCTTTTTCATCCGAATTCCTACGGACACAGGCAGAAGCGGCAGGCGCGCGAGGAAGCGATCCGCACCGCCGGCGTGCGGTGCCTCCGATACAATTGGGCGGTCGTGCTCGATATTCGAAGCTTCGGCGACAGCGTCGATCACCGCCTGCTCATGAATATGCTTAAACGGCACATTCGCAATCGATGGGTGTTGCTGTACACGGAGCGCACGATCAAATCGCCCGAACGGACGAGATCCGGCGCCTTGATTCAAAAGAAGAAGGGACTCGCGCAGGGCAACAAATTAAATTTTTTGCTTGGCAATTTTTATTTGCACGGCATTTTCGATACATGGATGCAAAAAAATCGTCCCCATGTGCCCTTTGAACGGTACACCGACGACATCCTCTGTCATTGCAAAAGCGAAGCGGAAGCCAAATCGCTGCTCAAGCAGATCCGCAGCCGGCTGAAGGCGCACGGCCTCGTCGCACATCCGGACAAAACGAAAATCGTTTATTGCAAGGACGGAACGCGCAAAGGCAGCTACCCCAACGTCAAGTTCGACTACTTAGGCACGTCCTTTCAATCCCGCAGCGTAAAATCCGCCTCCGGCAAAGCGACGGCCCGGTTTTCGCCCGCAAGAGGATAA
- a CDS encoding SDR family NAD(P)-dependent oxidoreductase — MGRLENKVAIITGAAGGMGKADALLFAQEGAKVAITDLQEEKLQEVVKEIEASGGTAIGFKHNVASEEDWSRIVAEVVKAFGKIDILVNNAGISNATPFLEMTAESWDKTMSINVSSVFYGQKHVIPHMIEAGGGSIVNISSIAGLTGGSGAGPYTASKGAVRMLTKATAVDYAQFGIRANSVHPGYIETPMTAGLFNDDRMTQWALSQTPLQRLGKPEDIARGVLFLASDESSYITGVELPIDGGYYAK, encoded by the coding sequence ATGGGAAGATTGGAAAACAAGGTCGCGATCATTACAGGCGCTGCTGGCGGCATGGGAAAAGCGGATGCGCTGCTGTTCGCGCAGGAAGGCGCGAAGGTGGCGATCACGGACCTTCAGGAGGAGAAGCTTCAGGAGGTCGTCAAGGAAATCGAAGCGTCCGGCGGCACCGCAATCGGCTTCAAGCATAACGTCGCGTCCGAGGAGGACTGGAGCCGTATCGTGGCTGAGGTCGTCAAGGCATTCGGCAAAATCGACATTCTGGTCAACAACGCGGGCATCTCCAACGCGACGCCGTTCCTTGAGATGACGGCCGAAAGCTGGGACAAAACGATGTCGATCAACGTATCGAGCGTCTTCTACGGACAAAAGCACGTCATCCCGCACATGATCGAAGCCGGCGGCGGCTCGATCGTCAATATCTCGTCGATCGCCGGCCTCACCGGCGGCAGCGGCGCCGGCCCGTACACCGCCAGCAAGGGCGCGGTGCGCATGCTCACCAAGGCAACGGCCGTCGACTACGCGCAGTTTGGCATCCGGGCAAACTCCGTGCATCCGGGCTACATCGAAACGCCGATGACAGCAGGCCTTTTCAACGACGACCGCATGACCCAATGGGCGCTCTCCCAGACGCCGCTCCAGCGTCTCGGCAAGCCCGAGGACATCGCGCGAGGCGTCCTGTTCCTGGCGTCGGACGAGTCGTCGTATATTACGGGCGTCGAGCTGCCGATCGACGGCGGCTATTACGCCAAGTAA